Genomic segment of Mercurialis annua linkage group LG6, ddMerAnnu1.2, whole genome shotgun sequence:
tctgagatataaaattttgaaagaaaatccataaaattttaaagttgtgttttaaaaatcaaacagaTAGTCACGCTAGTATTGACCATCGGTTTTCAATTCAATCGGTTCAACTGTCAGTTGAACCAATTGTGTAAAATCATAAAGCAAAAACAAATTAGACCTAGCTTGTTTAATTCATGATCAAATTGTTCGTTCAATTGATTTAATATTATGTTTAATCGTCAATTTTTCCTGTCCAATCCAGTAGGATAagattccattttttttatttttgaattagaCAGCCGGCCATGTTTTGATTCAATCGATTAAACCACTTGATCTAGTATTGGTTCTTTATTCAccattttaaagataaaaaaaagtacatatagagatataaaatttataaatttagtgatagaaaattttagaaagagaaaatatataaaatttaagaaaatttttagagaaaaaaaattataaatattaaatagaaaaaaaaatagaatgaaaAAGTTTAGAATAAAGAATTTAGAGAACGAaaatttttaaaaggaaaatttagtgatattattttaaaaaaagaagcaATGGCCATGTCGGCAGCAATTTTAGGAAATTTAgtgatatttataaatttgcaaatatttaaataataattttatttttttctaaaggCCTCATAATTTAATGTAAGGGCTTAAGTAAGAGTTAATAAAAAACACAGGAACTTAAACATATCATTTCCCAAAAAGCCTCCCCTGTCGGTGGAAAACTCAGGTGGGCTCCCTCTCCAAAAATCCAGCTTGTATTGCTGAGTAATCAATCAACCATCACAACAAATCTCCACCGTTGATCTCATCAATCTCCACCACCAAACAAACTTTAATGGACTGAAAAAGACTCCCGATCCAACACTGACCAACTCATTTGGTTAACCCGTCACTCGCTTCCTTCAATTCAACTCCAGATCCGAATACCCAATTCTCCCGGTAACCTAATTCACACTCTTCACTTCAATTTTAAATCAGAATCACAGTTCAAATTTGAtaacttttttaattgaattgcaGAGAAGGAGAATGAAAATGGAGTGCAAGGGCAAATGTGTAATCCTCATTGCGGCGGTGTTATTAGCGAGCTGGTGTTCGTTGGCGGCCGGAGATGACTCGGAGAAGACGAAAGTGAGGACCGTGAGAGGGAAAAAAGAGTGTATTAGAGGATGGGAATGTAAACAATGGTCGGAGTATTGCTGTAATCAGACAATTTCAGATTTCTTTCAGACGTACCAATTTGAGGATCTGTTCTCGAAGAGAAATGCGCCGGTTGCTCATGCTGTTGGGTTTTGGGATTACCAGTCTTTTATTGCTGCTTCGACCCTTTTTCAGCATCTTGGGTTTTGTACTACCGGAGGCAAGCTTATGCAGATGAAGGAACTGGCTGCGTTTTTAGGACATGTCGGCAGCAAAACTTCTTGTGAGTAATGTTAAATTTATCTGTTTTAAACTGTTTATGATCGAGATTATAGTAGTTAATGGTGTAGGAATTGTTTATTCGAAAGTAATGAACTTGAATTGAGTTTAAATGGTTGATTGTGTGATTTTTAATGTGTAAAAGGGCGGAATTTATAGTTCCGTGCCATGTTCCGACGTCCATAGCTTCGTGTTTTAATCGAAAATTTCGGCCGGTGTTTCAAATTTTGAAAAGAATGCCGGAATTTATAGTTCCGCGTCATGTTCCAACATCCTTAGCGTCatgttttaattgaaaaattggTGGGTGTTAGGAATTGTGGAAattttttagtttgtgttttaaattggtgaaattgaaaggtcgagttaaaatacaaaacatgctAAAGGTCATGATTTGTTTTGCTGTTGTCCCTTAATAACTTAATACCAAGGCTGAAAGTTTTGGATGGTTATTGTTCTTGGAAAATAAATCACGGTCGGtattttgaattaaaagaaattgttaGTTCGTGTTTTAAATTGCCATGGTTGAAAGTCTGTGTTGAAATACGAATCATGCTAAAGATTATGATTTATTTAGCAATTATCCCGTAATTTAAGCTTAATTTAATGCGTATGCTGGAAGTTTTGGATATTTATTGTtcttgttataatttttttttttggatcaaTGCTTGTGaagtatttttgttttgttttttttgggtGATGTAGTTTTTGTGTTTATAAGTGTCTTAATGTTTGTTTCAGGCGGTTATGGAGTAGCTACAGGAGGACCATTAGCTTATGGACTTTGCTACAACAAGGAAATGAGCCCTAGTCAGTCATACTGTGATGACTATTACAAATTAACCTATCCTTGCACTCCTGGTGCTGAATACTATGGTCGTGGTGCCTTGCCAATCTATTGGTATGTTTTGCTATGAGTAATCATTTTTGCTTGAAGCACACTCTTTCTTGCCGGTTTGTTTGTTTAAGCCTGCAAAATGTTTTCTATTTGATTTATGGAGTTATAGCCTAGGAGATAAAGTTGGTGAAGTTATGTTATTTGTTTGAGGATTCGAGGTTGTGGATCGTAAAATTGGTTTCGATGCTACTGAGGGACAACCGCTAAAGAATCTTAGatggaaaattattttttgtttggcGGAGTTCAAATCTTGAAATATGTACTACACTGCTGAAATATTTAACTGTCGCTGTTGTCGTTGTAGGAACTACAACTATGGAATTGTCGGAGATGCTTTGAAGTTGGATTTGTTACACCATCCCGAGTACATTGAGCAAAATGCTACGATTGCCTTCCAAGCTGCAATTTGGAGGTGGATGACCCCAATGAAGAAGTCCCAACCATCGGCCCATGATGTCTTTGTTGGCAACTGGAAACCCACCAAGAATGACACTTTGAGCAAGCGGGTTCCTGGTTTTGGTACCACGATGAATGTTCTTTACGGGGATCTTGTTTGTGGGCAGGGTGATGTCGACGGAATGAATAACATCGTATCACATTATATGTATTACCTTGACTTGCTTGGTGTAGGCCGAGAAGATGCTGGGCCTCATGAATTGCTCACTTGTGCCGAGCAGAAGGCGTTCAATCCAACTCATACCGatccttcttcatcttcttgaGCTTCTGCGGACAGCTTTGACAGCCCTCAAATTATCATTTTGGTGATCTCTTAATATTGTAAGATCATTTTTCAGCTTTATATATGTTTGTGAAAGCTATGTTGCTTGCGTGCAGTATATAATAAACATTGATTGTGTAGATTATTAAGATTCATCAAATTCAAAGCCTATTTTGTAAAACTGTAATCATCATGTACTAAATTTGTATTCTATTGCAGACATACATGAAGTTTGAAGGAGTCCTGTGTTGCTTAATTACATTAAAATAGGACCACTGGTGTGTGCATTCTGTTCTAACGAActgtaattttatgttttttttttcaaaactgaATTGAATTTATAAAGATATGAAAAATTTCAAACCAAGCCAAACCGAACTAGTTCTTTTGGTTTAGTTTGTAGTAAAacttaactaattttttttaaattaaaaaccaaattgaaaaaactaaaacgttttaaagttttaaatcgAATTGGAtttattggtttggtttgtttggtTATTTGGCTTGATTTGGTTTTTGGCATCCCTGAAGACCACTGCCAGCTCAATGCGCCTGATGTGAATATATCTATGCTCACCAATCCTTGTAATTCCCATCAAATTCCATGTTTTGATACCTTAGATATTCCCAATAACAAGAGTGTATATTTCCTATTTATAGGAAACAAAAACTTGCATAACTCTTTCCGCTTCTTCTCTAGCTTTTTCTTTCGCCTCATAACAAAAGATTAGAAATCCGTTTTGAAGTTTGGATATGATATGATAGACTGTATGAAAGGCGAAGGAGATGAAACACCACCCCGAAACGTTTTGAATAATAGTTTCGGCGGGGTGTTTGTGCCAAACTCAAGAAATAATGTAGTAATAGTAATGGATGCATTGAAGGATTTCTCACCGGAGCCACTCCGGTGGGCGCTTGACCATGTTGTTCAAAGTCGAGCTCGTCGTTGCAGCATCACCATCACCCTTCTTGGTGTGATGCCATGGATTCCTCTCCCATGTAAGCGTTGATTCattcattatatataatttgttaCTGCATGATACTcacttataaaaattattgttgTGGGATGAATGCTAGTGTTATGCAAGACATGGTTAGATGTTTGGACATTTGATGAAGGGGATCTGTCGGCATTGAGCGAGTTGAAGATGAATGATCATAAGTATCACAAGATTCGGGGGATCATAGAGCTATGCGACCAAAAAGGGGTTGATGATTTATTCTCATACTTTAATATTAGGAGTAACTGGACTTGATCATTGGGCCGGCTTCGGCCCATTTGTTCTGAAATTGAATACTCAATTTTCACATGGAATTGtaaaaaaacatttcattttcaatattttgtaaactaatttttatttatttactctttaattttaatatttttgttagtactctttgaatttataaaaaaaaattatgttcaaCTTTTTCTTAAAGCCATTTGAAATTGTTAgatactttttttttacaaattgttTTAGATACTATTTTTAGAAACAGTTGCAAACTGTGTTTTTAGAAATTGTTCTAGATACTATTTTTAGAAACGGTTGCAAACTGTGTTTTTAAAAAtctgtttgaaactatttttcaaataatatgctAGGACGAGATTTGGACCAAAAATACCAAAACGCTAGTGTAAAAAATATTCTAAGGTATGCTCCAATGAGGTTCTCAAGTCATAGTTTCAGGATTAAATTTTGtgaatattttactttttagatatttttgtaGACATCCTTTTTGACATCGGCCGAGCCTTAGCTCATATAAAGCATGTCATTTTATATGCaagtttattaaatttcatATAAGTTCAAAAAAGTTCGATCTGAACCtgcataaattttatttattgtatatattGAGTTCAAATAGGACTAGGTCCAATCTTGGACTTATATTTCAAAGAATCATGCTCGTTAGATCCCGTCCTAACTCATTTAAGTCCTGTTTATAAACATGTATAGGCATAataatccaaaacgtttaacattcTTATCAATTCTAACTAAatctttcaatttcaattaaattaagttCACGtgtttgtcaaaaaaaaaaaaggttcgcGTAGCACCTTCAAATGATTTTCTTCTTTGGGCACTATATGTTTTTTATGCTTCAATGAGATGAAACTGGCTTTAATAAGCCACCATTTAATGAATATTacctaaataaatttaattttaatctatttaattGGAAAGATTTGATCACGGCTGAAATAAAAttcttcatttaaattatagtaaattaaaaaatttacttactattgataaaattgataaatatttgaataattgggccttaattttatttcatttgagcTTAATCTCTCTAATATATCGTACTAATGCTTGTAGGTAGTCCCATGTATAAAAGTGGCAATGGGGCATCCTTTGAAGCTGGTTGTTCTTGAGCAGGCGACAAGTCTTCATGCTACCTTTGTAGTTCTCGATAGAcatttgagaaaaaataaagCATTTTTCGCGGAGAGATTGCCGACTAACGTGGTAATGATGAAGGGCGATAAAGAGGTAGACACGCTTAAAATCCAGTCGCCCATCGACATTTCCGATCTTACGCCTCAACAATCTCCTGCCACTTTAATATCTTCTCCTCAAGTTATTCTTTCACAAGCATTATCCCAACTTTTTAAATCCAAAAAACAAGCTCATATAGGATTGAAATTTAGACATGGAAGCATACAAACATAATATTTGATGTTAGATATTTTGTTTGAAGCCAATGTAGCCTCTGAGCGCAAATGTATTTTAGTGTTCGGACAATTGCATTACCTTGTGCTGTTTTTAAGACGAGTAAAGAGTGTAAAAACTCAATCATCGTATCATTTGTATTAAATTAACCGACTACCATTGATTACCTTTTTAGATATGTAGAATAGCCACATACGCTAAAAGTATCAATACTCAATTTCACGCCTTATAGTTAATCCAAATCCATACCACGTCGATTGCTTTTGTAGCATTTATATCTATTTACATTGACAATGTATgtacatttttaatatattagttAATTTCACATGATTTTTGTCACGTTAAGGACTTAGAATCGACAAAATTaatagtttaaggactaaatacTGTAAAATGATAATATATGGACCTAATAAGGGCTTTGGCCTATTATAAATAGATCACATTTATAAGGGCTTTGGCACAAAGGCTTCTTTGGTCTATTTTTACAATCTACGGGCTTCTTTTGTGCTCGAGcattaaatttaagggttataTAGACTTGTACGAAAAGTTTAAGGGTATATCTGCTCGTTTAGCGAAAATAATGTAAGTTTGTAGGAGCGGTGTGAGCGCTCGGATCCCGTGCAGGCATAAGTCAAAGCTTTGATGTCGTAGCGTAACGTACTGTTCGTTCAATTATATGATTAAATTCCTTAGGATATGGCCCACTTTACATCTAACGATCTATATTAAAAGCCAGCTGGACCCACCTTATGCACACCATAACAGTATCCAAGACGTGCCGTAGTGGACCCTAGCACTAAGCCTAGTATGGGAAACCACCGACactaataattttagaataaaataaaaatgggtCACAATTTCTAACGATGCTTTGTCGACAAAATGCATAGTACGATCCAAATGTGAAACCGCGTTTTATTTGTACCCCTCCAAGTCCTATGTTTCCAATACCTaaaatcagtgttttaaaaaccgaacagGTGGTCGAACTGGTTTAGCCTCGATCAGATTGCGGTTAAAAGTGTCCATTATATTTTAAGACTTGACTTGtattgtttatgttattttagtaagttttatggttaaatataaaaaaaaaatcgtaaattttttgataaaaaagcaAAATCACTCATTCTAAAAAATTGAAGGTAAACCCTCctttttagtttcttttctcTAAATTccgttattttttttatatatgtataattgaaccaaataaattttaaaaatttgtacgCACGCCGGTTCAgtcttttttatcttttcaatcTAGTTGGGGCTGCATTTTTAGTTTTTGTGAGTTAGTTGGATCAAACGATTGGTTGATTGTTGGTTCAACCGATCGGTCCAgtctaattttttaatctttgatTGTAATTATATTGTAAacagttataaaataaaattttaaccttAACTAGAGATTTTATATGGTTTTGCAATTAATCTATGAGTCATCTAATTACATATTcgtttaataaaaattggaaGATAGTAAGGAAATTATTCAATAAATCAAACCGTTGAGTGAACTAATTAAATATGTAACTAGTAAACTGATtgccatattttatttttaaagcaaTGCTTGTAATCTTgtaccttttattttattaattttctatataaaagtCAATAGTGCAACTATATGTACATTTCAAAAATATAGTACAATCAACCCTCTTATATGTAATGTatgttgtttttaatattaaaatcacCATTCAACAAGtcgtttcattttaaaattgaataggtttgctaaattattgattttggttgatttttttaatatatagttaATTTTCATCATCTTAGGTATAGAGCAATGATATGGATCTGATTTAGGATTAgttgtttgttttaattattttaaattatattttgattatatataattggtaattcaatttatgtttttgatttaattgattTCACTATTCTGTCCAGTTAATTACTAGTATTATGCTTATAAACTataatgtttttatggtgttatTTAGGTCCTAagataatttttgttatttttattatattaaattgttaCATTATAGTTTAGtctattaaattgttaaattatgtatagacatatttatttaattaagaaataaTTGCTAGTTTAGTTATAGTATAACCGATGTATATTGATACTCTGATTTGATACATTAGTcgtaatataattattattttttctcatAAAAAAGTTCCCTTTCAAGGTAATTTAGTTTCAGGattaacattttaataataataacaaattaattatttaaattaggcttaattccttaaaaaaaaccccaccttgcattttttttttcgtttataccatgaccttgtaaaaacaccatttgtacccaattttgaatttttatgtttcatctctacccaaaagcattaaattgtactcttttcatttgaaaaagagtttaaaacaatccttcatttttaacttatatactaattagatattaatgttattaatagtacaaaaatatcatcttcttcaaaaaaattaaaaataatcgtaatttttttaaaaatatttccgaattttttaaattttttttaattttttttaaaatatttccgacaaaaacaaataaaaaaataatatttttttttaatttttttattatttataaaattaaaaaaattaattaattatttggatgtatttgattattttttatgtttaagaatttatttgtatttgttaaaataaaaaaaagtatgttttaaactcttttccaaataaaaaaagtataatttaatgcttttgggtagggatgaaacataaaaaacccaaaattaggtacaaatggtgtttttataaggtcagggtataaatgaagaaaaagtacaaggtggggttttttttaaggaattaagcctttaaattattattatgataaaataaaaaatttggttatACTTGGTGCgaatatgcgatgatcgtgatGTGCCATGTGGTGATATAGGTGAGATGATTTTGATTTAAACTTTCAAAACATTACCATTTAGTTcctaaatattttatcatatgtTAACTAGTAGCCAAACtttgcttcttcttcttttacaCCTTAGTTCTTAAACACATTATTTTGTGGATACAAAATGTTAACGATGTTcaacaaataaacatttatgTTCCAAAATCCTATTAAGAAGCTGAAAAggtattcaaattataaaaaaatcaatccaaaagtACTACTGGTGATTTTATTGTAGCTATGCGAATCACTTGTACCAACTAGAAAATTATCAATtatagttaataaaaattatcaattaagtTGATGATTCGCTACTTCATGGCATGTATCTATTGTCAATTGTATTCAAATTATAATCTTAGAGTATTTTTACTCAATCAATCGACAATAATGGTGGGTTTCTCAAAGACTTTCCGTATGTTAAAAGTTTCACTTTAATGCACATTTGATACTTGAGAaaatattactatattttttttaggtaaatcAAAAGATAGTCTATAAATACAACACTTAACATCGTATAACTTCCAAATTTATCGAACATTAAAGCAACCTTACTCGATTGGGAGGACATTTATCGAAAGTCGGGCtgttttatttgataaatatctATATGGTCACGAAATGAAGAATAtctggtattttttttatgagtgTCATCGGATTTATTTGGTGATTATGATAACTAAAAATGTTCATTAATGGTAGGTAAAGAACAACAAAGTAGGATCATGCTTGATCCTCCTTGTCAATATTCATATCCAACCTCAACAAATCAACAAGGACTTgattgaaatatattaaaaatgactTACTTTTGATAAACTCACTACTTATAGACTTGGTCATATAATGactttgtaaatttttctaCACCTTAACTAGAGATGTAAGTTCTCATTTgtaaaatacaattatataatatatagtcTATATAGTTCTTCTTAATCTATATCATCTAATTAAATCATCAACTTTTTTTAATAGCCATTATTATGCTAATAAATATAGTATTCTTTATTGTCATAGTCCAAAATTTTGAGTTCCATTAAACATCTCCAtctcaaattttataatcataattaattgcCATTTCAACCATACTTAGTTGAAAAATTATGCATAGTGGAAGATAGATAAGAGTAAACAATATATTAAGATTAAAAAACAAGAAAtcaataaattagttttaagTAGAAACTCAACTTAAATTGAGTTCTGGTACAGCAGAAAAATTGAAGGagtgtttagaaatttaacctaTTTAACAAAATGGACTGAATTATAATACTACAGAAAAATTGAAGGagtgtttagaaatttaacctaAGAGATTTAATACTACAAAATTACAGAAGAAATAAAAACAGAGGACAGTAACCGGTCGTTAAAGCagtatatatatacacttaGATTTGTATAATGGTTAAGTGATAAAATCTCACATTATAGAGAGAGAGACGCACATTTTATAactaatttagttattttcgtATGCTTTCTTCAATTTCTTTTGAAATCTTGATCTTATAGCAGAAAAAACAGTACAAAGAGATCAGATAATTGTGAATTGTTTACACGAAAATGGAGTTGTTTTACTATCTAGTGTTCGGCGGATTAGGAGCAGTGGTTGCTGCGTCGGAGCTGAGCAAAACCACCAAAGATCGAATCAATACGTCGCCGGCGTTTAATTCTTTCAAGAATAATTACCTTCTTGTTTACTCTCTTATGATGGGTAATTTTTCATTTCTGTTTTAGATCTCTTATACTTAAATCTGGATCTGATcttattgtatatatttttgtttacaTTGATTTTGTAAatgtagttttattttattaacatgTAATTATAGTGGTTGAGACTCGACTGTTGGCCATTATAGCCCGGATTTGATAAGTATGTGGCTTGCAGGCGGTCCATATCCCGGAGTTCGAGAGTGATCCTGGATGTAATTACTTAAAAAGGGTCCTTAAAATTTACGCAATGTGTCATGATTTGGATTCTTTTAAGTTTTGGATAGATAATTAGTCCCATTAATGAACAATCTGATCCTATTGTAAGTACTTGGATTGATTTGCTGTTCTGTTTTTGACAAATTTATTACAGTTATGTGCtgtttttgttttgtgattATGTAAGTTGAATCTGGGTGGTcttgtttttttgaaattaatgtCAGTTGTTGATTGGTTGGTTATGTGTAGATCTCTGCTTTATGTTGTAATTCAGATAAAGCTTTTATGATttgcttatttttattaatgtttattggTCTGTTGGTGTGTCTCTGCAAATCATTGCATTAACTAGTATTATTGTCGTGGCGGCGACAGCCGGTGATTGGTTGCAGGGTCCATATGTGTACTATCTGTATAGCACATATGGGTTTGGGAAAGGAGACATTGGACAGCTTTTTATTGCTGGTTTTGGATCCTCCATGTTGTTTGGGACTATTGTTGGCTCTTTAGCTGACAAACAGTGAGTTTATCTTCTTCGAGTATTTTGCATTGTTtgtttatactttatttttgtctTATCTTCCTGATGTTAAGATTTGCTTGCTTTCTTAATTCAGGGGTCGAAAGAGGGCATGCGTTACTTATTGCATCACCTATATCTTGAGTTGTATTACTAAGCATTCTCCTCACTACCGAGTTTTGATGCTTGGTCGTGTTTTGGGAGGCATCGCTACTTCCCTTCTATTTTCAGCATTTGAATCATGGCTAGTCGCAGAGCACAATAAGGTTAAAAATCTTTCTGTTTATATGAAAAAATGGCTTTCAATGCTTTTATCGAAAATTTTCTCAGTTATTTTAGAATGTTTGGTTTCTGTAAATTGTCATGTGATTCGTTGTTTGTTTATACTGTGTTCACATCGTCAGAAAAAAATGCAACTGCCTGCTGATGATTACTTATTTTATATACTTGATTTGTGTAGAGGGGCTTTGAACAACAATGGCTGTCATTAACTTTCTCTAAGGCAATATTTCTGGGCAATGGTCTTGTTGCTATAATAGCTGGACTGTTCGGAAACCTTCTTGTCGATACATTTGCTCTTGGTCCCGTGGCCCCCTTTGATGCCGCTTCATGCTTTCTTGCAATTGGAATGGCCATTATTCTTTCATCCTGGTCGGAAAATTATGGTGACACTTCAGAGAGCAAGGACTTGCTCAACCAATTCAGGGGTGCTGCTGTGGCCATTGCTTCCGGTAGAGTCCCCGTTCATTTTGTACATGTCTTTTCATTATGTCACTTGGCTAGCTATGTCATTCTATTTGTTTGTATCTTACAGCTTGTGCATATATAATATTGTGGACCAAATAGGCAGTCATTTACAATTTTTATGTTCTAGTTCTCTTTCTTTatcaatttagttttatttaaactgGCATTTTATGTTCAGATGAGAAAATTGCTTTGCTCGGTGCCATTCAGTCACTGTTTGAAGGTTCTATGTATACCTTTGTGTTCCTTTGGACACCTGCTTTGAGCCCAAATGATGAGGATATTCCTCATGGTTTTATTTTTGCAACATTCATGATGGCGTCAATGTTGGGAAGCTCCCTTGCATCTCGGTTGATGGCTCAGTCTTCACCCCGGGTGGAAAGCTACATGCAGATTGTTTTTATTGTCTCCTCTTTCTCGCTTATGCTTCCCATTGTAACCAATGTACGTATCATCCTTATTCAAGTGGCTTTTGCATTTCCTATCCTTTTTCATTGATCCTGAATCTGTCTGATATGTGTAACAGTTTCTCGTGGCACCTTCTAAAGTGAGAGGCGGAGGCATCTCGTTTTCAGGTTGTATACAGCTTCTCGGCTTCTGCACATTTGAGGCTTGCGTCGGGATATTCTGGCCATCGATTATGAAGATGAGATCTCAGTACATTCCTGAGGAGGCCAGGAGCACTATTATGAACTTCTTCCGCATTCCTCTCAACATCTTTGTCTGCGTTGTACTGTACAATGTAAGCCacataatttacttttttattcatACATCATCAGGAGGACTATGGTTTATGGAATTGTTTGATGTGCTCGGAAATTGTCACCTGATTTTACCGCACATCTGCTGtaatattttactttaattatacTCCGATCTGCATCTATCAGAATTCCACTCTGTTATTTACTGGTTCTGTTTTGCTGTTTGAAGGTGAATGCATTCCCAATCACTGTAATGTTCGGTATGTGTTCCATATTCCTATTTGTGGCATCCATTCTGCAGAGGAGGCTCATGGTGATCTCCGACAAGCCAAGTACGATTCTTGCATTTCACTAATACACGTTTTATTGTAGTTTTCATTATCATGCGTAGTTGTTAATATTCGTCCTTATCCATAATGCAGAGTCAGAAGATTGGTCAGCCATGAAGGACAGGGACAATGAG
This window contains:
- the LOC126686888 gene encoding uncharacterized protein LOC126686888; this translates as MIDCMKGEGDETPPRNVLNNSFGGVFVPNSRNNVVIVMDALKDFSPEPLRWALDHVVQSRARRCSITITLLGVMPWIPLPLLCKTWLDVWTFDEGDLSALSELKMNDHKYHKIRGIIELCDQKGVDDLFSYFNIRSNWT
- the LOC126686887 gene encoding chitinase-like protein 1, encoding MKMECKGKCVILIAAVLLASWCSLAAGDDSEKTKVRTVRGKKECIRGWECKQWSEYCCNQTISDFFQTYQFEDLFSKRNAPVAHAVGFWDYQSFIAASTLFQHLGFCTTGGKLMQMKELAAFLGHVGSKTSCGYGVATGGPLAYGLCYNKEMSPSQSYCDDYYKLTYPCTPGAEYYGRGALPIYWNYNYGIVGDALKLDLLHHPEYIEQNATIAFQAAIWRWMTPMKKSQPSAHDVFVGNWKPTKNDTLSKRVPGFGTTMNVLYGDLVCGQGDVDGMNNIVSHYMYYLDLLGVGREDAGPHELLTCAEQKAFNPTHTDPSSSS
- the LOC126687357 gene encoding uncharacterized protein LOC126687357 produces the protein MELFYYLVFGGLGAVVAASELSKTTKDRINTSPAFNSFKNNYLLVYSLMMAGDWLQGPYVYYLYSTYGFGKGDIGQLFIAGFGSSMLFGTIVGSLADKQGRKRACVTYCITYILSCITKHSPHYRVLMLGRVLGGIATSLLFSAFESWLVAEHNKRGFEQQWLSLTFSKAIFLGNGLVAIIAGLFGNLLVDTFALGPVAPFDAASCFLAIGMAIILSSWSENYGDTSESKDLLNQFRGAAVAIASDEKIALLGAIQSLFEGSMYTFVFLWTPALSPNDEDIPHGFIFATFMMASMLGSSLASRLMAQSSPRVESYMQIVFIVSSFSLMLPIVTNFLVAPSKVRGGGISFSGCIQLLGFCTFEACVGIFWPSIMKMRSQYIPEEARSTIMNFFRIPLNIFVCVVLYNVNAFPITVMFGMCSIFLFVASILQRRLMVISDKPKSEDWSAMKDRDNEAEPLNI